A region from the Rosa rugosa chromosome 6, drRosRugo1.1, whole genome shotgun sequence genome encodes:
- the LOC133716132 gene encoding uncharacterized protein LOC133716132 — MTMHDETVDDFHGRILKITGQCHSLGAPFDEDKVVKKILRALPEKFHSKVTSIEDSFNIDDYPLDELIGNLKTYELRLKPEKKPKGVAFKAVKVTEEEDEPLDLALLTKEFKKFLRNKSSSRNFNAPRKNFVSSGSSENNAKSGKGNFKGNNYGKMKCYECGGYGHISTDCGNRKHGNSNNKYLLSTWSDDETQEVENVAFESSLSLESESDEGLEEEVETLKAEKEKLELMWRTSQITWEQEKTKRADELRGSQSDKNSQTLKNECTELKNKVKMLELEVKGQQALNLNLLTENELLQEELKSTQEKFTKFEISSGTASKLFSAGKAHHDTFRLRYSGESSKNTRFVREMNPSVQKGVQITKVVKDTITRPRTNVDKEPKSPQNITQVRMDQGTPTGQNRYSTFKSFIPTCHYCGKLGHIRPRCNERLRLPSSGEEKLSAESLHCELKEQKVLINKLTDLITKANMQFVNKPVWIRKDLNNCFPNHIDSFDSINANCLMACVSTDTYSSHIEATCLVALTALADKLKDFWYVDSGCSRHMTRDKAWFSSFQDECTTGSVTFGDGRKAKIMAQGTVNTPGIPNLKNVLYVEGLTANLISVSHLADDYEDVWFNKQRCVVLDKKGENIMGDKRSLDNCYHIQANESLNVQACLSMRSAEETFELWHRRLGHVNYQDMLKLSTKQCVRGLPTLSGKTDKICGGCKTGKQTKSPHKAINSATTTRVLELLHMDLMGLAQIESIGGKKYMLVIVDDFSRYTWVNFLKDKAETFESFKGLSQRMIIEKQSSNMCLVRVRSDNGTEFKNAAFANYFHELGVSHEFSAPITPQQNGIVESKNRVLLDMARVMLHSAGLSSNFWAEAISTACYTINRVFLRPGTEQTAYELWKGKKPNISYFRVFGSPCYILRDREQLGKFDARSDDDIFLGYSINSRAYRVYNKRTRIVMESINVSIDDHYIRQEEVFVDTSSPPSSESEDTSATNEKEENVDSIFELAPQMRRGFKQVQKDHTSQDVIGKISDGLKTRSQAASQCGFVSLIEPKNVKDALVDDDWISAMQEELN; from the exons ATGACTATGCATGATGAAACCGTGGATGACTTCCATGgtagaattttaaaaattacaGGTCAATGTCACAGTCTAGGTGCAccttttgatgaagataagGTTGTGAAGAAAATTCTTAGGGCCTTGCCCGAGAAGTTTCATTCTAAGGTCACCAGTATTGAGGATTCATTTAATATTGATGACTATCCACTGGATGAACTCATTGGAAATCTCAAAACATATGAACTAAGGCTAAAACCTGAAAAGAAACCCAAAGGTGTAGCCTTCAAGGCTGTAAAAGTgacagaagaggaagatgaaccaCTTGATCTGGCTCTTCTGACTAAAGAATTCAAAAAATTCCTTAGAAATAAATCCTCTTCTCGAAATTTCAATGCTCCCAGGAAAAACTTTGTTAGTAGTGGTAGCAGTGAGAACAATGCTAAAAGTGGGAAAGGAAATTTTAAAGGAAataattatggaaaaatgaaaTGCTATGAATGTGGTGGCTATGGCCATATTTCTACTGATTGTGGTAACAGGAAGCATGGAAATAGCAATAACAAATATCTTCTCTCGACATGGAGTGATGATGAAACTCAAGAGGTTGAAAATGTAGCCTTCGAGTCATCTCTCTCACTTGAATCTGAAAGTGATGAAGG CCTGGAAGAAGAAGTCGAGACACTGAAGGCTGAGAAAGAGAAGCTGGAGCTTATGTGGAGAACTTCTCAAATCACATGGGAACAAGAAAAAACCAAGCGTGCAGATGAACTACGCGGCTCACAAAGCGATAAAAATTCTCAGACTTTGAAAAATGAATGTACTGAGCTCAAGAACAAAGTCAAGATGCTTGAACTTGAGGTGAAAGGACAACAGGCTTTAAACTTAAATTTGTTAACTGAAAATGAATTATTGCAGGAAGAACTGAAGTCCACTCAAGAGAAGTTCACAAAGTTTGAGATAAGTTCTGGAACTGCATCAAAGTTATTTAGTGCAGGAAAAGCCCATCATGATACATTCAGACTTAGATATTCTGGAGAAAGTTCAAAAAATACACGCTTTGTAAGAGAAATGAATCCATCAGTGCAGAAAGGTGTTCAAATCACAAAGGTCGTCAAGGACACTATCACAAGACCCAGGACGAACGTTGACAAGGAACCCAAATCTCCTCAGAATATCACTCAGGTAAGGATGGACCAAGGTACTCCAACTGGTCAGAACAGGTACTCAACTTTTAAGTCTTTTATTCCTACATGTCACTACTGTGGTAAATTGGGACATATTAGACCCAGGTGTAATGAGAGACTTAGATTGCCCTCATCTGGAGAAGAAAAGCTATCTGCAGAGTCATTGCATTGTGAACTTAAAGAACAAAAAGTCCTTATTAATAAACTGACCGACTTGATTACTAAGGCAAACATGCAATTTGTAAATAAGCCTGTCTGGATTAGAAAGGATTTGAATAATTGCTTCCCTAATCACATTGATTCTTTTGACTCCATTAATGCAAACTGTCTCATGGCATGTGTAAGTACAGATACTTACTCATCACATATTGAAGCAACTTGCCTGGTAGCACTTACTGCCTTGGCAGACAAGCTAAAGGATTTCTGGTATGTCGACAGTGGCTGCTCCAGACACATGACTAGGGATAAGGCTTGGTTCTCATCATTTCAGGATGAATGCACTACTGGCTCAGTCACTTTCGGTGATGGGAGGAAAGCTAAAATTATGGCACAAGGAACTGTCAATACACCTGGAATTCCTAATCTCAAAAATGTCTTGTATGTTGAAGGGTTAACTGCTAATCTAATAAGTGTCAGTCACTTGGCTGATGATTATGAAGATGTTTGGTTCAACAAGCAAAGATGTGTGGTACTCGATAAAAAGGGTGAAAATATTATGGGAGATAAGAGATCATTAGATAATTGTTATCACATTCAAGCTAATGAATCTCTGAATGTACAGGCTTGCCTCTCTATGAGATCGGCTGAAGAGACTTTTGAATTATGGCACAGAAGATTGGGACATGTGAACTATCAGGATATGCTCAAGCTATCCACCAAACAATGTGTCAGGGGTCTACCAACTCTAAGTGGTAAGACTGACAAGATATGTGGAGGATGCAAAACTGGAAAGCAAACCAAGTCTCCTCATAAGGCAATAAACTCTGCAACAACCACAAGAGTGCTGGAACTGCTACATATGGATCTTATGGGACTAGCTCAAATAGAGAGCATTGGAGGTAAGAAATACATGCTTGTGATAGTTGATGACTTCTCCAGGTATACTTGGGTTAATTTTCTAAAAGACAAAGCTGAAACTTTTGAATCTTTTAAAGGATTAAGCCAGAGAATGATAATTGAAAAACAGTCCTCAAATATGTGCTTGGTAAGAGTAAGGTCTGATAATGGCACTGAATTCAAAAATGCTGCCTTTGCTAACTATTTCCATGAGTTAGGTGTTTCTCATGAATTTTCAGCTCCCATTACTCCGCAGCAAAATGGAATAGTTGAGAGCAAAAATAGAGTGCTACTAGACATGGCAAGGGTAATGTTGCATTCTGCTGGTCTAAGCTCAAACTTCTGGGCTGAGGCAATTAGCACTGCGTGTTACACCATCAATAGAGTCTTCTTGAGACCTGGAACTGAACAAACAGCTTATGAGTTGTGGAAGGGTAAGAAACCAAACATAAGTTACTTTCGTGTGTTTGGAAGCCCTTGCTATATCTTGAGAGATCGAGAACAACTTGGCAAATTTGATGCACGAAGTGATGATGATATTTTCCTTGGATACTCTATTAATAGTCGAGCATATAGAGTTTATAACAAACGAACTAGGATTGTTATGGAATCTATTAATGTGTCTATTGATGATCATTACATTAGACAGGAGGAAGTTTTTGTAGATACATCATCTCCTCCCAGTTCAGAATCAGAAGACACATCAGCTACTAATGAAAAGGAAGAGAATGTTGATAGCATCTTTGAGCTAGCTCCTCAAATGAGAAGGGGGTTCAAGCAAGTCCAAAAGGATCACACCAGTCAAGATGTCATTGGAAAAATTTCAGATGGCCTCAAAACTAGAAGCCAAGCTGCTTCACAG TGTGGGTTTGTTTCtctaattgaaccaaaaaatgTCAAGGATGCCCTAGTGGATGATGACTGGATTAGTGCTATGCAGGAAGAATTGAATTAA
- the LOC133714106 gene encoding transcription initiation factor TFIID subunit 4b-like → MGFSPFFPNPLFPPVKNPNKRRASPPPSKKQKVADDEIDTDQEGIEQLRDVVSVSGINLVLEQESMLLLSGPKKQQASRKLLLQENQEGLVLQKIPLQKKLVGIMGRCGLRIGVDKDVERCLSMCVEERMRGIICNLIRQSKQRVDCEKSRHHTVSTSDVKQEIMILSKKAREELQETAQKLNEAKVSTNEFEGVKDKHDDGDDKMRRSTSAENVGALAALGGHGILAKWQLKADQLAREKSQGKDVNHKATSTAGRIMNGNVEAEKRGGVEALVSATGSAVGKFGRNCQVMMMPQTKVASTRSISVKDVIAVLEKEPQMSKSTLIYLLMNTASW, encoded by the coding sequence ATGGGCTTTTCACCATTCTTCCCAAACCCTCTGTTTCCTCCTGTCAAAAACCCTAACAAGCGTCGTGCTTCACCGCCACCAAGTAAGAAGCAAAAGGTAGCTGATGATGAGATCGACACAGATCAAGAAGGCATTGAGCAACTCCGCGACGTCGTTTCGGTCAGTGGAATCAATCTTGTGCTAGAGCAAGAGAGCATGCTGTTGCTTTCGGGGCCCAAGAAGCAGCAAGCATCTCGAAAACTTCTGCTTCAAGAAAACCAAGAAGGGCTGGTTTTGCAGAAGATTCCCCTGCAGAAAAAGTTGGTGGGAATCATGGGGAGGTGCGGTTTGAGAATTGGTGTAGACAAAGATGTGGAGAGATGCTTGTCAATGTGTGTGGAGGAGAGAATGAGGGGGATCATATGCAATTTGATTAGACAGTCGAAGCAGCGGGTTGATTGCGAAAAATCGAGACACCACACTGTTTCTACATCTGATGTGAAGCAAGAAATTATGATTCTCAGCAAGAAAGCTAGGGAAGAATTGCAGGAAACGGCTCAGAAGCTTAATGAAGCTAAGGTTAGCACTAATGAATTTGAGGGTGTTAAGGACAAACATGACGATGGAGATGACAAAATGAGGAGAAGTACATCAGCAGAAAATGTTGGTGCCCTTGCTGCTCTTGGAGGACATGGCATATTGGCAAAATGGCAACTTAAGGCGGATCAGCTGGCCAGGGAGAAGAGTCAAGGTAAAGATGTAAATCACAAGGCTACATCAACTGCTGGAAGAATAATGAATGGCAATGTAGAAGCGGAGAAAAGGGGCGGTGTAGAAGCTTTGGTGTCTGCAACTGGAAGTGCTGTCGGAAAGTTTGGGAGGAATTGCCAAGTTATGATGATGCCCCAAACAAAGGTGGCTAGTACTCGTAGTATATCTGTCAAGGATGTGATTGCTGTTCTCGAAAAAGAACCTCAGATGTCCAAGTCTACTCTGATCTATTTACTAATGAACACTGCTAGCTGGTGA